A section of the Roseovarius sp. W115 genome encodes:
- a CDS encoding argonaute/piwi family protein → MSVDYSKSKLPPFSLLGEPNLSFDTDDSSLDVNPLRGLDRFGPHSSDVFPNFTPNVRLATMGPQSGWAQMRGLVSTLRSHQAPADRKDYVPAFGGFEKVFGVPLVAADKNAHIKWNDELYSTGPDQPPHLQLLNAMREGMDQLSLVRDQFDVLLVHLPEMWRSAFFAEGFNAHDELKALGAASGIPTQVINDRSFSFSYKASLAWRLSIALYVKAGGIPWKLGPLQGVPEHTAYIGLAYSLRSGAEGTKFVTCCSQVFDADGGGMQFVAFEARDPVQETPDIRRNPYLSRSDMRAVMARSLSLYQSRNGGSLPRRLVVHKTTAFKQDEIEGALDATSAISEVECVEINRSSPWRSVWLTENKGSGAPSRPDGYPVPRGTTLVQSGCSALVWVAGNAPDASLERNYYQGKKSIPKPLKIVRHTGSGPLECTALEALALTKMDWNNDALYDPVPVTIRYSQTLAQTIANVPTLPGREYPYRLFM, encoded by the coding sequence ATGAGCGTAGATTACTCCAAATCGAAATTGCCACCATTTTCATTGTTGGGCGAACCAAATCTATCTTTTGACACTGATGATAGTTCGCTTGATGTGAACCCACTTCGCGGTTTGGATCGGTTCGGGCCTCACAGCAGCGACGTATTTCCAAATTTTACGCCAAATGTACGCTTGGCGACAATGGGTCCACAGAGTGGGTGGGCCCAAATGAGAGGATTGGTTTCGACCCTGAGATCTCATCAAGCTCCGGCTGACAGAAAAGACTATGTTCCTGCTTTTGGTGGGTTCGAGAAGGTGTTTGGAGTGCCGCTGGTGGCAGCGGATAAAAACGCGCATATCAAGTGGAATGATGAGCTTTATTCTACAGGCCCTGATCAACCTCCGCATTTGCAGCTTCTCAACGCAATGCGGGAGGGAATGGATCAACTCAGCCTTGTTAGAGACCAGTTTGATGTCCTCCTGGTGCATTTACCTGAAATGTGGAGATCGGCCTTTTTTGCGGAAGGGTTTAACGCCCATGACGAGTTAAAGGCACTTGGCGCTGCGAGCGGGATTCCTACACAGGTCATTAATGATCGCAGCTTTTCGTTCAGCTACAAAGCATCCTTAGCTTGGCGGCTGTCGATTGCCCTTTATGTCAAAGCTGGGGGTATTCCTTGGAAGCTTGGCCCATTGCAAGGAGTCCCGGAACATACTGCGTATATTGGCTTGGCCTACTCATTGCGCAGTGGCGCGGAAGGGACCAAATTTGTAACATGCTGTTCGCAGGTGTTTGATGCCGATGGCGGGGGCATGCAATTCGTCGCCTTTGAAGCTCGCGATCCCGTTCAGGAAACTCCAGATATCCGACGCAACCCATACCTGAGCCGTAGCGATATGAGAGCGGTAATGGCGCGTAGTCTGAGCCTATATCAAAGTCGTAACGGAGGATCTCTGCCGCGACGATTAGTTGTGCATAAGACTACCGCCTTCAAGCAGGATGAAATTGAAGGGGCTTTGGATGCTACATCGGCGATCTCTGAAGTTGAGTGTGTGGAGATCAATCGTTCATCTCCTTGGCGATCAGTTTGGTTGACTGAAAACAAGGGTTCTGGTGCACCAAGTCGACCAGATGGTTATCCTGTTCCGAGGGGCACGACGCTTGTTCAATCGGGATGTTCTGCGCTGGTTTGGGTGGCAGGTAACGCACCAGATGCTTCATTGGAGCGAAACTATTATCAAGGTAAGAAGAGCATTCCGAAGCCGCTGAAAATTGTGCGGCATACCGGGTCTGGGCCATTGGAATGCACTGCTCTTGAAGCCCTCGCGTTGACCAAAATGGATTGGAACAACGACGCACTTTATGATCCCGTACCGGTTACAATTCGTTACTCTCAAACCTTGGCGCAGACCATTGCAAACGTCCCAACGTTGCCTGGCAGAGAGTACCCATATCGGTTGTTCATGTAG
- a CDS encoding tyrosine-type recombinase/integrase — protein sequence MPKLTKRVVDAAEAREKDYVIWDDELHGFGLRVFKSGKRSYVLQYRAAGRSRRYSIGLHGIWTPDTARKEAKVQLGKIAQGENPAEARQADRNAMTVSELAERYIEAMDAGLIMGKGGRPKRPSTIYVNKGQLRGHIIPLIGQRRVQDLTKADVTKMMNDVIAGKTKAVKKTKKRGKSILRGGRGTASKCVGLTGSMLTYAISMGIIEHNVAHGIRKPRDQVRDRRLSEDEYRELGRLLNEAEKDADMAWTVGISRLLALTGCRRGEVISLKWSEVDFDNSCLRLEDSKEGASVRPIGLPAIELLEALRETATSDFVFPGKRGADTYGGLPRQWRKVFGDSELSDLTAHVLRHSFASITNDLGFTESTIATLLGHATHSITSKYIHSLDSVLTMAADTIAGYVQGLLNGAQFEQTTYALDRTARREALSQFLAQSTLAGDGSTRT from the coding sequence ATGCCAAAACTCACCAAGCGCGTCGTGGACGCCGCCGAGGCCCGAGAAAAAGACTACGTCATCTGGGATGACGAGCTGCACGGGTTCGGGCTGCGGGTCTTCAAATCCGGAAAGCGCAGCTACGTCCTCCAATACCGCGCCGCCGGTCGATCGCGCCGTTATAGTATCGGTCTTCATGGTATCTGGACGCCGGACACGGCGCGGAAGGAAGCAAAAGTCCAACTCGGCAAGATCGCACAAGGCGAGAACCCGGCGGAGGCCAGGCAGGCGGACCGCAACGCGATGACGGTCAGTGAACTTGCCGAACGCTACATCGAAGCGATGGATGCGGGCCTCATCATGGGCAAAGGCGGTCGCCCAAAACGACCGTCGACGATCTACGTGAACAAGGGCCAGCTGCGTGGCCACATCATACCCCTGATAGGACAACGCCGTGTCCAGGACCTCACCAAGGCCGACGTGACGAAAATGATGAACGACGTAATCGCCGGGAAGACGAAGGCGGTGAAGAAAACAAAGAAGCGCGGCAAATCCATCCTACGCGGCGGCCGGGGCACGGCCAGCAAATGCGTAGGTCTCACCGGCTCGATGCTCACTTATGCGATTAGCATGGGGATTATCGAACACAATGTCGCTCACGGGATAAGAAAGCCCAGGGATCAAGTGAGAGATCGCAGGCTGAGCGAGGATGAGTATCGTGAACTTGGACGCCTCCTGAACGAAGCGGAAAAAGACGCCGACATGGCATGGACCGTTGGGATCAGCCGCCTTTTGGCGCTAACAGGTTGTCGCCGCGGCGAGGTCATCTCGTTGAAGTGGAGCGAAGTAGATTTCGATAACAGCTGCCTGCGCTTGGAAGACTCGAAAGAAGGCGCTTCCGTCCGACCCATTGGTCTGCCCGCCATCGAGTTGCTGGAAGCGCTTCGCGAGACGGCGACGAGCGATTTCGTCTTTCCGGGCAAGCGTGGGGCGGACACCTATGGCGGGCTACCGAGGCAATGGCGGAAGGTGTTCGGTGACTCTGAATTGTCAGACCTCACAGCGCACGTTTTGAGGCATAGCTTCGCGAGCATCACTAACGACCTTGGCTTTACCGAGAGCACGATCGCCACACTCCTCGGCCATGCGACGCACTCCATCACAAGTAAGTATATCCATTCGCTCGACAGCGTGCTCACTATGGCGGCAGATACCATTGCGGGATACGTGCAAGGGCTGCTCAACGGTGCTCAGTTCGAGCAAACGACCTACGCACTCGATCGAACCGCGCGGCGCGAAGCTCTATCCCAATTTTTAGCGCAGTCGACTCTAGCTGGCGATGGCAGCACCCGAACTTGA
- a CDS encoding plasmid mobilization protein, translated as MFAMIEPVDTGERMTARKEVRMRPSDENRIKAAAATVGLNEADFIRQAALQQVGEVERRSTMSVLPVEAFEAFRSAVSTPGKVIPGLAKAAAQVEGILKDA; from the coding sequence ATGTTTGCGATGATTGAGCCCGTCGATACGGGCGAACGCATGACTGCGCGCAAGGAAGTTCGTATGCGCCCAAGCGACGAAAACCGAATAAAAGCTGCAGCCGCAACCGTCGGCTTGAACGAAGCTGACTTCATTCGTCAGGCTGCGCTCCAACAAGTAGGCGAAGTGGAACGCCGTTCAACGATGTCGGTTTTGCCTGTAGAAGCTTTCGAAGCATTCAGGAGCGCCGTTTCTACGCCGGGCAAGGTTATTCCGGGCTTGGCCAAAGCTGCCGCTCAAGTGGAGGGCATCCTGAAGGATGCCTGA
- a CDS encoding GNAT family N-acetyltransferase encodes MPETQAKAAELTISQFDKALHERSAFSCGFEPIDKFLKEALTDHIKTGYLTAFMATEEGQKEVIGFYTLNAFAVSPQHIETPKRPRPPPTIPATYIKAVAVHKDLQGKGIGKALMVHALRQAMEISEKVGSMAIVLDVLRDEAFERRSAFYKGLGFQPMNDPDNVDRVYVSMNDIRATLGA; translated from the coding sequence ATGCCTGAAACACAAGCCAAAGCGGCTGAACTGACAATCTCACAATTCGACAAAGCGCTGCATGAACGCAGCGCTTTTTCATGTGGCTTCGAGCCAATTGACAAGTTTCTCAAAGAAGCCCTGACCGATCATATTAAGACTGGATACCTCACAGCGTTCATGGCGACAGAGGAAGGGCAGAAAGAGGTAATCGGCTTCTACACCCTAAATGCGTTTGCGGTTAGTCCCCAACACATCGAAACTCCCAAACGACCGCGACCACCGCCGACCATCCCCGCCACTTATATAAAAGCTGTCGCAGTGCATAAAGACCTGCAGGGTAAAGGAATAGGAAAAGCCCTCATGGTTCACGCTCTACGACAAGCGATGGAGATATCCGAAAAAGTGGGTTCTATGGCCATTGTTCTGGACGTCTTGCGAGACGAGGCTTTTGAGCGCCGTTCCGCGTTCTATAAAGGGTTAGGATTTCAACCAATGAACGATCCGGACAATGTTGATCGTGTCTACGTCAGCATGAACGACATACGCGCCACACTAGGCGCGTAA
- a CDS encoding efflux RND transporter permease subunit, with translation MRQLATWTATVLMLISPSWAQDTPRPAKVFTVAEQSTEIVRRYPGIVLPSQEIELSFRIPGNLIDLPIRASQQVAQGDVIAQLDTRDLESQAEQLQGSIDQAQAQLDTLVAGAREQEIAALVANVDAAKAQVTQAEDQVQRSRTLAERGTIADATLDQDEAALSVAEAELRAREEELSLTREGARPEEIASAEASLRALQAQLKVVKDSITDATLRAPFEGVIARRDVDNFTNIQAGQTVVLVQALSTIHVAFDVPAPDVTLLTVNGPDNITNQVMLDALPGETFPSETVEFSLQAESGTQTYRGRVAVNVPETSIILPGMVATVRSSAPSIAPRTLVPLTAVAAAADGSPIVWLVDDGGAVSSKPVTLGEITGDSVEVKDGLQSGDTIVAAGVSSLIPGMTIRPIDKIGVKAMDLARFAIEKRLISAVATLLILISGYFAYTALPRFEDPEFIIRQAQIITPYPGATAEEVAEEVTDVIETALQQLQGVDEVRSVSSPGLSNVSVEFTIATTKDYDALYQRFAQMRAKVDDAQADLPPNALSSQVFDDFGDVFAVYFAIVGDGYSLSELHEYAKTLERELVTVDGVSKVTLSGVQEEVVYVEYAPARLIELGLAPQQIADILSGQNLVAPAGSLVAGQTRLELRPTSALVDIEALGAQLITNPQTGASFRLSDIATISRGLKEPARTLLYRDGRPAVGIGISNTIGGNVVNMGEAVKERIDALISERPIGIEILPVSDQSVSVKDSVDDFVMNVVLALVIVVGTLLIFMGLRSGLLMGGILLVTVAGTLMGMYLYGLDMQRISLGALIIALGMLVDNAIVVVEGTLVRVQNGESPAEASQSIVAQTKWPLLGGTVVGFLAFSPIGFSPDNTGEYAGSLFWTIMIALLFSWLIAIWLTPYFCTLILKPGQSKEKGENALLRGYRRFLKLAIRVRFVTIAIIVALFASALAMFSQVPPGFFPASTRAQFVVDYFLPNGTDIAETQADLLEIDKHVRTLEGVTGTNLAVGDGHLRFMLTYESEDASPSYGQLLVDVENFNQIEDLKAELQSWINAEFPDASAKVWKFVLGPSGGSKIEVRFSGPDAAVLRDLSEQAKKVMADAGAIAIKDDWREQVQVIRPVVDEATARRLGLTQGEISGALYGHLTGTSIGTFREGDNLLDIVMRPIESARQDSSALRDVQIFSQVAGGYIPISQVVESFDVVFEAGNLRRIDRQLAITAQSDNAPNVLSGDLFEQVRGPIENIPLPPGYSLKWEGEFGSSAEANAGLASTMPLGFGAMILVVIFLFNAIRQPLIIFLTVPLALIGVIWGLASTQTPLEFMAILGVLSLTGMLIKNAIVLIDETDSQIGGGKARMQAVVDAAVSRVRPVSLGVLTTVLGVVPLLWDPFFKSLAVVIIAGLSFATVLTLIIVPALYTVFFKVSEDEV, from the coding sequence ATGCGTCAGTTGGCAACTTGGACGGCTACGGTTTTAATGTTGATTTCGCCAAGTTGGGCACAAGACACACCGCGTCCCGCCAAGGTTTTCACTGTCGCAGAACAAAGTACCGAAATCGTCCGAAGATACCCGGGAATTGTGCTCCCCAGTCAGGAGATTGAGCTGTCCTTTCGTATCCCCGGCAATCTCATAGACCTGCCTATCCGCGCCTCTCAGCAGGTGGCCCAAGGTGATGTGATCGCGCAGTTGGACACCCGCGATCTGGAATCGCAAGCCGAGCAGCTTCAGGGATCCATAGATCAGGCGCAAGCGCAGCTCGACACATTGGTCGCAGGTGCCCGTGAACAGGAAATCGCGGCCTTGGTTGCAAATGTGGATGCCGCGAAGGCGCAGGTCACACAAGCTGAAGACCAGGTTCAACGATCAAGAACGCTGGCCGAACGTGGCACCATTGCGGATGCAACACTGGATCAGGACGAAGCCGCCCTGAGTGTGGCCGAGGCCGAATTGCGCGCACGCGAAGAAGAGCTTTCATTGACCCGCGAAGGCGCGCGGCCCGAAGAAATTGCCTCTGCCGAGGCAAGTTTGCGCGCCTTGCAAGCTCAATTGAAAGTCGTCAAGGATAGCATTACCGACGCCACTTTGCGCGCCCCGTTCGAAGGCGTGATCGCGCGCCGTGACGTCGACAATTTCACCAACATTCAAGCCGGCCAAACCGTTGTACTCGTGCAAGCGCTGTCCACTATACATGTGGCCTTTGACGTGCCCGCACCGGACGTGACTCTGCTCACCGTAAACGGGCCTGACAACATCACCAACCAGGTTATGTTGGACGCGTTGCCCGGAGAAACCTTTCCCTCCGAAACCGTCGAATTCTCGTTGCAAGCCGAAAGCGGAACACAGACCTATCGCGGCAGGGTTGCGGTGAATGTGCCCGAGACATCGATCATTTTGCCAGGCATGGTCGCGACCGTCAGGTCCTCTGCGCCAAGTATTGCCCCTCGAACACTCGTGCCCCTGACAGCCGTCGCCGCCGCCGCAGATGGCAGCCCGATTGTCTGGCTTGTGGACGATGGTGGCGCGGTCTCTTCAAAGCCCGTGACACTTGGTGAAATTACGGGCGACTCGGTGGAAGTAAAGGATGGCCTGCAAAGCGGAGATACGATTGTCGCGGCGGGTGTTTCGTCATTGATACCCGGAATGACGATCCGACCTATCGATAAGATAGGGGTTAAAGCCATGGATCTGGCCCGGTTTGCCATTGAAAAACGGCTGATATCTGCCGTTGCAACGCTTCTTATCCTGATTTCTGGCTATTTTGCCTACACCGCTTTGCCGCGGTTTGAAGATCCGGAATTCATCATCCGGCAGGCGCAAATCATCACGCCCTACCCTGGTGCCACAGCCGAGGAAGTGGCCGAAGAAGTGACCGATGTCATCGAGACAGCTTTGCAGCAACTGCAAGGTGTTGATGAAGTGCGATCCGTGTCTTCGCCTGGGCTTAGCAACGTCTCGGTTGAATTCACCATCGCCACGACCAAGGACTACGATGCGCTCTACCAACGCTTTGCGCAAATGCGGGCTAAGGTGGATGACGCACAGGCCGACCTGCCCCCCAATGCACTCAGCAGTCAGGTGTTTGACGACTTTGGGGATGTCTTTGCAGTCTATTTTGCCATTGTCGGAGACGGATATTCTCTCAGCGAACTGCACGAATACGCCAAAACTCTGGAACGCGAATTGGTCACAGTGGATGGCGTATCCAAGGTCACACTGTCCGGCGTGCAGGAAGAAGTTGTTTACGTGGAATACGCCCCTGCCCGACTGATCGAGCTGGGTTTGGCCCCTCAACAGATCGCCGATATTTTGTCCGGCCAAAACCTTGTTGCACCTGCCGGATCACTTGTCGCAGGCCAAACACGGCTGGAACTGCGCCCCACATCTGCGCTTGTGGATATCGAAGCACTGGGCGCGCAGTTGATTACCAATCCCCAAACAGGCGCCTCGTTTCGGCTGTCTGACATCGCCACGATCTCGCGTGGTCTGAAGGAACCCGCCAGAACGCTGCTCTATCGCGACGGTCGCCCGGCTGTGGGGATCGGGATATCCAATACGATTGGTGGCAACGTTGTAAATATGGGCGAAGCCGTCAAAGAGCGCATTGACGCGCTGATTTCCGAACGCCCGATTGGCATCGAAATTCTGCCCGTCTCTGATCAGTCGGTCAGCGTCAAAGACTCCGTCGATGATTTCGTCATGAACGTCGTGCTGGCATTGGTCATCGTCGTGGGCACATTGTTGATCTTCATGGGGCTACGCTCTGGGCTCCTGATGGGGGGTATTCTACTGGTCACGGTCGCTGGCACGTTGATGGGCATGTATCTCTACGGCCTCGACATGCAGCGCATTTCGCTTGGGGCGCTCATCATCGCCCTGGGAATGCTCGTGGACAATGCGATTGTCGTGGTTGAAGGCACGTTGGTGCGGGTCCAAAACGGCGAAAGCCCGGCTGAAGCCAGCCAGTCCATCGTGGCGCAAACCAAGTGGCCTTTGCTAGGCGGGACAGTCGTTGGGTTTCTTGCCTTTTCACCCATCGGGTTTTCCCCGGACAATACGGGCGAATATGCAGGCAGCCTCTTCTGGACAATCATGATTGCCCTGCTGTTCTCGTGGCTCATTGCGATTTGGTTGACGCCCTATTTCTGCACGTTGATCCTCAAACCGGGTCAATCGAAGGAGAAAGGTGAAAACGCGCTGCTACGGGGCTATCGGAGGTTCCTGAAACTGGCGATCCGCGTGCGCTTTGTGACAATCGCCATCATCGTCGCTCTATTTGCCTCTGCCCTCGCGATGTTCAGTCAAGTCCCCCCTGGCTTCTTTCCCGCCTCAACGCGGGCACAGTTCGTCGTGGACTACTTCCTGCCCAACGGGACAGACATCGCCGAGACGCAAGCGGACCTTCTTGAGATCGACAAACATGTGCGCACACTGGAAGGTGTGACAGGCACGAACCTTGCCGTAGGTGACGGCCATCTGCGTTTCATGCTGACCTATGAAAGCGAGGACGCCAGCCCGTCTTATGGGCAGCTTCTGGTTGATGTTGAAAACTTCAACCAAATCGAGGATCTCAAAGCTGAGCTCCAGTCTTGGATCAACGCTGAATTCCCCGATGCTTCGGCAAAAGTTTGGAAATTCGTTCTCGGCCCCAGTGGCGGCTCAAAAATCGAAGTGCGGTTTTCCGGTCCTGATGCAGCCGTTCTGCGCGACCTGTCCGAGCAGGCCAAAAAAGTCATGGCCGATGCAGGCGCAATCGCGATCAAAGATGATTGGCGTGAACAGGTGCAGGTCATCCGCCCGGTGGTCGATGAAGCCACCGCGCGCCGGTTGGGCCTTACCCAGGGCGAAATCTCCGGTGCGCTCTATGGGCATTTGACCGGAACCAGCATCGGCACATTCCGTGAAGGCGATAACCTGTTGGATATCGTGATGCGCCCAATCGAAAGCGCGCGACAGGATTCCTCCGCATTACGGGATGTACAAATTTTCAGCCAGGTTGCCGGTGGATACATCCCGATTTCGCAGGTTGTCGAGAGTTTCGACGTCGTGTTCGAAGCGGGTAACCTCCGCCGGATCGATCGTCAACTGGCCATCACGGCACAATCTGACAACGCACCGAATGTGTTGTCTGGTGATCTCTTTGAGCAAGTCCGCGGACCGATAGAGAATATTCCACTTCCACCGGGTTACTCGCTCAAATGGGAAGGTGAGTTTGGCAGCTCAGCAGAGGCGAATGCTGGCCTGGCCTCTACAATGCCCCTGGGCTTTGGCGCGATGATCCTTGTTGTGATCTTTCTCTTCAATGCCATCCGCCAGCCATTGATCATTTTCCTGACCGTCCCCCTCGCCCTGATCGGGGTCATATGGGGCCTGGCGTCAACCCAGACGCCGTTGGAATTCATGGCCATATTGGGCGTGCTGTCTTTGACAGGCATGCTGATCAAAAATGCCATCGTGCTGATTGACGAAACCGACAGCCAGATTGGCGGTGGCAAAGCGCGCATGCAGGCGGTTGTGGACGCAGCGGTCAGTCGGGTCAGGCCTGTATCACTTGGTGTTTTGACAACCGTGCTTGGCGTTGTGCCCCTGCTATGGGATCCGTTCTTCAAATCCCTTGCCGTGGTCATCATCGCTGGCCTGAGCTTTGCCACGGTCCTGACCCTCATCATCGTCCCGGCGCTCTACACCGTATTTTTCAAAGTGTCCGAAGACGAGGTCTGA
- a CDS encoding potassium channel family protein, with protein sequence MFSQIVFGSALLVVCSLLHVAVVAAGIPMLMKIASRAQTWRNSRRIAVILAAAIGILLVAHTAEIWLWAFSFAILGEFEQFSTSFYFATVTYTTLGYGDVVLHENARIFASFGAITGLFTFGISTAFLIGLLGRVMPNVFESK encoded by the coding sequence TTGTTTTCTCAAATTGTCTTCGGAAGCGCCTTGCTTGTGGTCTGTTCGCTGCTGCATGTGGCTGTTGTTGCAGCGGGCATTCCTATGCTTATGAAAATCGCAAGTCGCGCTCAGACCTGGCGGAATTCACGACGTATTGCCGTGATCCTGGCGGCCGCAATCGGCATTTTGCTTGTCGCACACACCGCGGAAATTTGGCTTTGGGCCTTTTCTTTTGCGATCCTTGGGGAGTTCGAGCAATTCTCGACAAGCTTCTATTTCGCGACCGTGACCTACACCACATTGGGGTATGGGGATGTTGTCCTTCATGAAAACGCCCGTATCTTTGCAAGCTTTGGAGCCATTACAGGGTTGTTCACGTTTGGGATAAGCACCGCCTTTTTGATTGGTCTGCTGGGGCGTGTCATGCCCAACGTTTTTGAGAGCAAGTAG
- a CDS encoding type II toxin-antitoxin system RatA family toxin produces the protein MPSHAETRHLPYSAVQMYELVADVESYPKFLPWTAAARVRKVTPQDDDTEVMEADLVISFKVFRERFGSRVTLNKAQHHIATEYLDGPFQHMLSNWAFRDLDEGGSEVKFDVDFAFRNKLLQSAAELFFFEAMKRIVRAFEARADELYGNS, from the coding sequence ATGCCATCCCACGCCGAGACCCGCCATTTGCCCTACAGCGCTGTGCAGATGTATGAGCTTGTCGCTGATGTGGAGTCCTATCCGAAATTCTTACCGTGGACAGCCGCCGCTCGGGTGAGAAAAGTCACACCACAAGATGATGACACCGAAGTGATGGAGGCCGATCTGGTGATCAGCTTTAAAGTCTTCCGCGAGCGATTTGGAAGCCGCGTGACGCTGAACAAAGCACAGCACCATATTGCCACCGAATACCTTGATGGGCCGTTTCAGCATATGCTGTCGAATTGGGCCTTCAGAGATCTGGACGAAGGTGGCAGCGAGGTTAAATTCGATGTGGATTTTGCATTTCGTAACAAGCTTTTGCAGTCGGCGGCAGAGCTCTTTTTCTTCGAGGCGATGAAGCGGATCGTCCGGGCTTTTGAGGCGCGCGCGGATGAGCTCTATGGCAATAGCTGA
- a CDS encoding MmgE/PrpD family protein, producing the protein MAIAELSEALSDFAISTRFDDNAMEIMRLSMLDWAAVAIAGQNEPVAQILRDQAQDEGGTPEAGLVGATLRVPARMAAMVNGTISHALDYDDTHFAHIGHPSVAVIPAALAIAERVGASGDDVQRAALVGVEASIRVGLWLGRGHYQTGFHQTATAGAFGATLAAGRLLGLDAAQMRSALGLVATRTSGLKSQFGTMGKPFNAGLAASNGVEAAVLTAKGFVSNPSAMEVDQGFGPTHHGAGDLTGFEGLGQEWLFPTVQHKFHACCHGLHATLEALAKCDAPPDGIAKVQISTHPRWMTVCNIAQPTTGLEAKFSYAQVVAMRLLGYDTARLDSFTDALTQDPAVIALRQKVEVVADSTLSEMQALVDVTLITGETITLAHDLDTPVALDMRANRIKAKAASLLGVSRAQGLWELFDAKAPPRDVAAALVDPA; encoded by the coding sequence ATGGCAATAGCTGAGCTGTCTGAAGCCCTGTCGGACTTTGCGATCAGCACGCGTTTTGATGATAACGCTATGGAGATTATGCGGCTTTCAATGCTCGATTGGGCCGCAGTGGCCATCGCCGGGCAGAACGAGCCTGTGGCTCAGATCCTGCGAGATCAGGCACAGGACGAGGGCGGCACGCCAGAGGCCGGGCTGGTTGGAGCGACATTGCGCGTGCCAGCGCGCATGGCGGCGATGGTGAACGGCACGATCAGTCACGCGCTCGACTATGACGACACGCATTTTGCCCATATCGGGCACCCTTCGGTGGCAGTTATCCCTGCGGCTTTGGCCATTGCAGAGCGTGTTGGCGCCAGTGGAGACGATGTGCAGCGCGCCGCACTTGTTGGAGTAGAAGCCTCGATCCGGGTGGGTCTTTGGCTAGGGCGAGGTCACTACCAGACGGGTTTTCACCAGACTGCAACGGCAGGGGCCTTTGGGGCCACCCTGGCTGCTGGTCGGTTGCTGGGGCTGGATGCAGCTCAGATGCGGTCCGCGCTTGGCCTTGTGGCCACGCGCACCTCTGGTCTGAAGTCGCAATTCGGGACGATGGGCAAGCCCTTCAACGCAGGTCTGGCCGCGTCCAACGGCGTCGAAGCCGCAGTTTTGACGGCAAAGGGCTTTGTCTCCAATCCGTCCGCAATGGAGGTGGACCAGGGTTTTGGCCCGACGCATCACGGGGCAGGGGACCTGACGGGGTTTGAGGGGCTGGGACAAGAGTGGCTCTTTCCCACAGTCCAGCACAAGTTTCATGCCTGCTGCCATGGATTGCACGCCACGCTGGAAGCTTTGGCAAAGTGCGATGCGCCGCCCGATGGTATCGCCAAGGTGCAGATCAGCACTCATCCGCGTTGGATGACCGTGTGCAACATCGCTCAACCAACCACCGGCCTGGAGGCCAAGTTCAGCTATGCGCAGGTCGTCGCGATGCGCCTCTTGGGGTATGACACAGCCCGGCTGGACAGCTTCACCGATGCCTTGACCCAGGATCCGGCTGTCATCGCCCTGCGCCAAAAGGTTGAGGTTGTGGCAGACAGCACGCTGTCAGAAATGCAGGCCCTAGTAGATGTCACGCTGATAACGGGTGAGACCATCACACTGGCCCACGATCTTGACACGCCTGTGGCTCTGGACATGCGCGCCAATCGGATCAAGGCCAAAGCGGCATCGTTGCTGGGGGTGAGCCGTGCGCAGGGGCTTTGGGAGTTGTTTGACGCAAAAGCGCCGCCACGAGACGTCGCAGCGGCGCTTGTTGATCCAGCTTGA
- a CDS encoding CinA family protein — protein MSLAQDVLDAARAKGVMIATAESCTGGMVAAALTDVAGSSDALECGFVTYSNKAKIEMLDVSLDTLEAHGAVSEPVAVEMAEGAVNHAAADLAVSITGIAGPGGSEHKPEGRVCFAVAMAGRATHVETVEFGAQGRAKVRAAARDHALRLLHQALS, from the coding sequence ATGAGCTTGGCCCAGGATGTTCTCGACGCCGCTCGCGCCAAGGGCGTCATGATTGCCACCGCTGAATCCTGCACCGGCGGCATGGTCGCGGCGGCGCTGACAGACGTGGCTGGGTCGTCAGATGCACTTGAATGTGGCTTTGTAACCTATTCAAACAAAGCAAAAATTGAGATGTTGGACGTCTCGCTCGATACGTTGGAGGCACATGGCGCCGTATCAGAGCCAGTCGCGGTCGAGATGGCCGAAGGCGCCGTAAACCACGCAGCAGCCGACCTGGCCGTGTCCATCACCGGCATTGCAGGCCCCGGTGGCTCAGAGCACAAACCGGAAGGCCGCGTGTGCTTTGCCGTTGCAATGGCTGGCCGGGCGACACATGTCGAAACGGTTGAGTTCGGCGCGCAGGGCCGTGCCAAAGTGCGTGCGGCAGCGCGGGACCACGCTCTGAGGCTGCTGCACCAGGCGCTGTCCTAA